A region of the Candidatus Cloacimonadota bacterium genome:
TTCTTTGATAAGAAAGAAACCTGGTCCAATTTTCATTTTCCCAATTATATGTTACAATTGTTGAGATATTATCAAATAGTCCGATAGGATAATCAGCGATATGGCGGATGATTCTGTTTTATAGCTACTTTCATAAAAATCATTTTCTGAATTTGAATAAACAAAATGTTCTCCCAGAACATGAATTCCATTTCCGAGATTAATAGTATAATCTGCTCCAAATGTAAGAAATTTTTCCCAGTTCGGAGTAAAATTATCTTTGCTGAATTTAGATGCTACAACTTCAAGCCATAAACCGATTTGAAAATCCCAGCGAGCATCGATGCCAAATCTGTTTTCAAGAGTATTACCAAATTCAAGTTCTCTGTGATGAAAGGAAAACGCAGTTTCACAAAATTCAAAAGGATATTGAATTCTGCCACCAAATTCGTAACCGTACTCTTTTGAAGCAAATGATTCCAAACCTTTAAGTTCATCTTTGGCATAGATTCCCCAGAGCCATAAATTTGCATTGTTCAGAAAAAAATAACGAAGAAGTAATGATGTAACTCCATCCGTTTCTACTAAAAGATCTTGCGGATCTATCTGGTCAAACCATTTGAGAGAACGAAGCAAAAAGGCAGGTCCGTAATTTATCTGCTGCAATCCGAGACGAATCTCGAATTTTTCCGCATTCAATCTTATCCAACTTCGATAAAAATCCGCAGCAGTTTCGGAAAATGTTTTAGCATCGTTTTTGATATTTTGAAAACTTAAATCAGCGGTAGTTTCCAAATCAATTGAGAAAGATTTATTTTGGAAAATCTCAAGATAGATTTCCGGTTTATAAGAAATTCCGAGATGATATTGTTGAGAACTTTTTTTTTCGAAAAGATTGAGCCAGGTTTTGATATCATTTTTGAGAGTAAGAGAATTTACTGGATTGAAATACAATACAAAAAGTGTAAGAATCAGAGTGATTTTCTTTTTTGAATGCTCTTTTATCTCAATCAAACTCGTTATTTTTTCCATTGGTTGTATAATAATTTTTGGAAAAAATCCGGCAAGATATTTTTCAATTTAATAGATAAAAGACGATCATATTGTTTCGTTAATATTTTGAAAGTTTAAGATTTACTAATGAGGACATTAGATATTCGACATTCATTTAAAGCAAATGCTTAATTTGAATGATTTATTAGACATATCAATGTCGAGTAGGATATTGCCTTATTAGTACTAATCACTCCAACGCAAATTTAACAGGAAATTTAATCCAGCATCTTACCGCTTCTCCATCTTTCAAAGCCGGCTCGAACTTCCATTCTTTGACTGCAGCGATACTGCTTTTTTCCAATAATTCACTTCCAGTCGAATTTTCTACAATCAAAACTTCACCGACTTCTCCATCGATTTGAACTTCTACTTCCAGCCAGATTTGTCCTTCCGAACCTTTGTCTTTTTCGGTTTTTGGAAATTCAGGATTTACAATTTTCAATGGTTTGGGGGCAATATCATAAACAACGAATTTAGTAGAATCTACTTTCGATTTAACCAGCAGCGAATCATCCACAGCATACAGTAATCCAGCGATAACTAAAAAGACCAGCATCAATTTTTGAGCAACTTTTAACTTCAACATCTTCTCCTCCTTTCGAT
Encoded here:
- a CDS encoding energy transducer TonB; amino-acid sequence: DEMAMRASRENSLAYGKCVLANLENCLVLKTRFAFMNGFVFSKKTILQRFDYILNRKEEKMLKLKVAQKLMLVFLVIAGLLYAVDDSLLVKSKVDSTKFVVYDIAPKPLKIVNPEFPKTEKDKGSEGQIWLEVEVQIDGEVGEVLIVENSTGSELLEKSSIAAVKEWKFEPALKDGEAVRCWIKFPVKFALE